One window of Bos indicus isolate NIAB-ARS_2022 breed Sahiwal x Tharparkar chromosome 20, NIAB-ARS_B.indTharparkar_mat_pri_1.0, whole genome shotgun sequence genomic DNA carries:
- the ICE1 gene encoding little elongation complex subunit 1 isoform X1, translating into MEIEGDFSACEDVGGAAGRDNGLSQEDTSPKAVAWRSEAQGPGFDEDLQAAVDFFRLPPPLLSPVPSPPLASPPHLGVSPSLFAPEPFGEGANSSDYESAPCRNSEPVSKEDPPEAQDRCGLSGEKKGAGAWEEQPHTREAALALSAGTTLGFGTFAANLQEPAASFAFAREQLWTVSSELGSGREKGVVDKLGRHREVGQKDRLVPTVWTRPRAPGGKPAETLLGGLAREEGTAHGQSDPRPPPLGLQPLREPRAPDGKTLLSPWIESPKLELARWTLIDGTASESGRQSASGHFQGQPRALEKERGATQGCVSEGPPTPGTAGLSLGDAWSCSSASGASPCCGHPPSPSGLEDGGGPAIPPAVGPPRPCGSEQTTPAAGVTAVEVPPEPPGCSSGGARLESSFPTLSPMSGTSDPFGQRSGPLGCAAFVKDLSDACLLPQPPFPSRSSFPPRSAFPGAAGIGLAAGQALRVELAPARTGFRASPGPVSSLVRSGFGFGRSASWHHSDLLRRGSEARPRAVWSSEGGGSASVFTSEDRGPAAPRAPTSVLPNQVSVITRQARPGPAQPARPETPAPHGDARASWLACGAQHGGERGDTKSSARSPASGAPASWGRLDFDAPSGSFPVENSHHPTDCKSSFFSENIPVPNRDAVMGAAVQEEAQKQSPGLLATGVDTASLDVDKCPDTDLTLSGGFPAGDAVRCPGAALAVSQAPPALQRGLKERLLLESESPGCAPLEGLGAAETASPRPAPCCYSGIREAGGGDTEVEESEAPSSSEGEPEPDPALEPDLHSAPRARGWGAGPAEAGPSVEVGSLTSALQDFNISTLSEMDRLSTSEVVMFLESCQLRDYSSADSVSECSSKGTLNRGMKEELKPSGPSGEGYGSQLCEEEALETSEEWVESEEDDCTLRGQLPRCSLETLSEVLTRLGQELQASQEDSEAEEAEGLLLFRGPESATAEHLQQQLPPLDTAITASPTPRASAHTQGGSPTCAEPGRENTQSTPEGRVDAVRPAGNREEVQSEPEEPSVPNADPGAGPGEVRLQCQISTVTSEVINVLINKDQNLVIEKGDNWTIINGVTLMPELGQVILCDAPEAAPLSTHPEELAAGFLLVPPVERSPEAGRPGSPLQEPPCGRSAAGTQEDISSSGQSGNFDKSRLRNRPVKPSVRISSEIYDQNFESQAAPFDHTYCNSKLEPLGKNKNRSKVSNRDQSNKPVRTPASGRVETIEREVSPSFSGDRGHGRPQRSHTQTILATADTSTPADCCVDTLSKIRQEVGPPLPPLLAPLIATPPRTSRLASPLISSSSPSSPLSPLCPTSPSSEPPAPPVTSPLPEEPRPCSPLCASPSPSSAPAGDRVLSSPLQFCAATPKHALPVPGRLPPLAPAHPAVAAPPENSVKILDTMYPELSARARTLNILKGNIKLTRGPPANRKGLPGPVGALAGFQAIASSSTAFVKAGGSSGSDGKQDKVGGLGPPQDPAGKRTLSASAPRSAKRLRLDNGSPEPEPTPEGMGCSPWTDLPQAAAPSTEDNRHPLPASQSPSSPEETADSPDRAITEALRKIGEATFDLLPVIRSHVYVGNVSTKPVMRDQEKDVVYEFSTTKKHLAESLLHSILSELKSQKMSVEHNYIHALCRVYVGVCRQLGDLERARLFCYGLLKEDFPESEKLTLFIANMWHDVFISQSVINKAMQLVARQRAKGEVLNCLRAFLNWEKNAPVDVGFMVSKLLLTIQLCPKTEFQPSVRFGEDLSDSTWEYVCAIDLLCCHQKWVWTHDNIISKELWPVMDKWIKYRKGHANVAYTPDIIVASVLRLIGRLGQLGLKEGFPSAVKNISTVIGMFIQHAQDEDIPWGVQLAAVYALCDLSPSNPAEISKILEAWRRETARSVPAAVLGALDEVGALCAEGRG; encoded by the exons gaaCCCTTTGGAGAGGGTGCCAACTCCAGCGATTATGAGTCAGCCCCATGTAGGAACTCGGAGCCTGTGTCCAAAGAAGATCCGCCTGAGGCCCAGGACCGCTGTGGCTTAtctggagagaagaaaggagctgGAGCCTGGGAGGAGCAGCCCCACACCCGCGAGGCCGCCCTGGCTCTCAGTGCAGGGACCACGCTCGGCTTTGGCACCTTCGCAGCAAACCTGCAGGAGCCCGCAGCTTCATTCGCCTTTGCTCGGGAGCAGCTCTGGACCGTGTCCTCTGAGCTCgggagtgggagagagaagggCGTTGTGGACAAGCTGGGCAGACACAGAGAGGTCGGGCAGAAGGACAGGTTGGTGCCCACAGTGTGGACACGTCCCAGAGCCCCGGGTGGCAAGCCTGCTGAGACGCTGTTGGGCGGCCTAGCTCGAGAGGAGGGCACGGCTCATGGTCAGTCAGACCCTCGTCCCCCTCCCCTGGGCCTGCAGCCGCTCAGGGAGCCCAgggcacctgatgggaagacccTGCTGTCCCCATGGATCGAATCACCCAAGTTAGAGCTGGCCAGGTGGACACTCATTGATGGAACTGCTTCTGAATCGGGGCGGCAGTCAGCCTCTGGTCATTTCCAGGGACAGCCTagagccttggagaaggaaagaggagccACGCAGGGGTGTGTTTCAGAAGGGCCCCCCACCCCGGGAACCGCGGGGCTCAGCCTGGGAGATGCCTGGTCTTGCTCCTCGGCCTCAGGCGCCTCCCCTTGCTGTGGCCACCCCCCGTCTCCCTCGGGGCTGGAGGATGGCGGTGGTCCCGCCATTCCCCCTGCAGTTGGCCCTCCccgcccttgtggctcagagcagACCACGCCCGCTGCCGGGGTGACGGCGGTGGAGGTGCCCCCCGAGCCCCCGGGGTGCTCCTCAGGAGGGGCCCGTCTCGAGAGCAGCTTCCCGACTCTCAGCCCCATGTCGGGCACGTCCGATCCTTTTGGTCAGAGGAGCGGCCCGCTGGGATGCGCAGCCTTTGTGAAGGACTTGAGTGATGCCTGCTTGCTCCCGCAGCCTCCGTTCCCTTCACGCTCATCGTTTCCCCCTCGCTCAGCGTTCCCAGGAGCCGCTGGCATTGGGCTGGCTGCTGGGCAGGCACTGAGAGTGGAGCTCGCGCCGGCTCGGACAGGTTTCAGAGCGTCGCCGGGGCCTGTGTCCAGCTTGGTCAGGAGCGGCTTCGGCTTTGGCAGGAGCGCTTCCTGGCACCACAGTGACCTCTTGCGGCGGGGCAGTGAGGCGAGGCCCCGGGCCGTATGGTCCTCAGAGGGCGGCGGGTCGGCGTCCGTGTTCACCAGTGAGGACCGTGGTCCTGCTGCTCCCCGGGCCCCCACGTCCGTGCTGCCCAATCAAGTATCAGTGATCACCAGGCAGGCGCGGCCTGGCCCCGCGCAGCCTGCCCGCCCGGAGACCCCAGCGCCCCACGGCGACGCCCGGGCCAGCTGGCTGGCGTGTGGAGCGCAGCATGGCGGGGAGAGGGGGGACACGAAGAGCAGTGCCCGGAGCCCTGCCTCAGGAGCCCCCGCCTCCTGGGGAAGGTTAGATTTTGATGCTCCAAGTGGTTCTTTCCCAGTAGAAAATTCCCATCATCCTACAGACTGTAAATCCTCATTCTTTTCTGAGAACATCCCGGTCCCAAACCGGGATGCTGTGATGGGCGCCGCGGTGCAGGAAGAGGCGCAGAAGCAGAGCCCTGGTCTCCTGGCCACAGGCGTGGACACGGCCAGCTTGGATGTGGATAAATGTCCAGACACGGACCTGACTCTCTCCGGAGGTTTTCCTGCTGGAGACGCAGTCAGGTGCCCTGGGGCGGCTCTGGCGGTTTCACAGGCCCCACCTGCCCTACAGCGTGGCCTGAAGGAACGCCTGCTCCTGGAGTCTGAGAGTCCTGGCTGCGCGCCTCTTGAAGGCCTGGGTGCTGCCGAGACCGCATCTCCACGCCCTGCCCCGTGCTGTTACAGCGGCATCCGGGAGGCAGGCGGAGGCGACACCGAGGTGGAGGAGAGCGAGGCGCCCAGCAGCAGCGAGGGGGAGCCCGAGCCCGACCCCGCTCTGGAGCCGGACCTGCACAGCGCCCCCAGGGCCCGCGGGTGGGGTGCAGGGCCTGCAGAGGCTGGGCCTTCCGTCGAGGTGGGCTCCCTGACCTCAGCTCTGCAGGACTTCAACATCAGCACGCTGTCTGAGATGGACAGACTGTCCACGTCCGAGGTCGTCATGTTTCTTGAAAGCTGTCAGCTGAGAGATTATAGTTCAGCGGACTCCGTTTCAGAATGTTCTAGCAAAGGAACACTGAATAGAGGAATGAAAGAGGAATTGAAGCCCAGTGGACCATCAGGAGAAGGGTATGGAAGTCAGCTCTGTGAAGAGGAAGCACTGGAGACCTCTGAAGAGTGGGTGGAGTCGGAGGAAGACGACTGTACTTTGCGGGGTCAGCTCCCTCGCTGCTCCCTGGAGACGCTGTCCGAGGTGCTCACCAGGCTCGGGCAGGAGCTGCAGGCCAGCCAGGAGGACAGCGAGGCGGAGGAGGCCGAGGGGCTGCTCCTCTTCAGAGGGCCTGAGAGCGCAACGGCAGAGCACCTCCAGCAGCAACTTCCACCTCTGGACACAGCCATCACCGCCTCACCCACGCCGAGGGCCAGCGCGCACACTCAGGGCGGGTCTCCCACCTGTGCTGAACCTGGCCGCGAAAACACGCAAAGCACTCCTGAGGGCCGCGTGGACGCGGTAAGGCCGGCGGGCAATCGGGAAGAGGTCCAGTCAGAACCCGAAGAGCCCTCGGTCCCCAACGCTGacccgggggcggggcctggagagGTGAGGCTCCAATGTCAGATCTCCACGGTGACCTCTGAGGTCATCAATGTGCTCATCAACAAGGATCAGAACCTAGTCATTGAGAAAGGGGACAACTGGACCATCATCAACGGGGTGACGCTCATGCCGGAGCTGGGCCAGGTGATCCTGTGTGACGCCCCGGAGGCCGCCCCCCTTTCCACCCATCCAGAAGAGCTGGCAGCTGGTTTCCTTTTGGTTCCTCCCGTGGAGAGGTCTCCAGAGGCTGGTCGCCCCGGCTCACCTCTTCAGGAACCCCCATGTGGCCGCAGTGCGGCTGGAACCCAGGAGGATATCTCAAGCAGCGGGCAGAGTGGTAACTTTGATAAAAGTCGTTTGCGAAACAGACCCGTTAAACCCAGCGTGAGGATCAGCTCCGAGATATATGATCAGAACTTCGAGTCACAGGCTGCTCCGTTCGATCACACTTACTGTAACTCGAAACTGGAGCCACTGGGCAAAAATAAGAATCGATCAAAGGTTTCAAACAGAGACCAGTCCAACAAGCCAGTCAGGACTCCGGCATCAGGCCGCGTTGAGACCATTGAGCGCGAAGTCTCTCCGTCGTTCTCAGGGGACAGAGGTCATGGAAGACCCCAAAGAAGTCACACGCAAACCATCCTGGCCACTGCCGACACGTCCACACCCGCAGACTGCTGCGTGGACACACTGAGCAAGATCCGGCAGGAGGTGGGGCCCCCGCTGCCCCCACTGCTGGCCCCCCTGATCGCCACGCCACCAAGGACGTCCCGCCTGGCATCTCCCCTCATCTCCAgctccagcccctcctctccaCTGTCCCCGCTCTGCCCAACGTCCCCGTCGTCCGAGCCCCCGGCGCCTCCTGTGACATCCCCGCTGCCGGAGGAGCCGAGGCCCTGCTCTCCTCTGTGTGCCTCCCCGTCGCCGTCATCTGCGCCGGCCGGGGACAGGGTCTTGTCGTCCCCGCTGCAGTTCTGCGCAGCGACCCCAAAGCACGCCCTCCCAGTGCCCGGCCGCCTGCCCCCACTTGCACCCGCCCATCCTGCGGTGGCAGCGCCCCCGGAGAACTCTGTGAAGATCCTGGACACCATGTACCCAGAGCTGTCCGCCCGGGCCCGCACCCTCAACATCCTCAAAGGGAACATCAAGCTCACCCGTGGCCCTCCGGCGAACCGTAAGGGCCTGCCGGGGCCCGTGGGTGCCCTCGCAGGCTTCCAAGCCATCGCTTCCAGCTCCACCGCCTTTGTGAAGGCAGGGGGCAGCTCTGGCAGTGATGGCAAGCAGGACAAGGTGGGCGGCCTGGGGCCTCCGCAGGACCCGGCTGGGAAACGGACACTGTCTGCCAGTGCACCGAGGAGCGCCAAGAGGCTGCGCCTGGACAACGGGTCCCCAGAGCCGGAGCCCACCCCAGAGGGCATGGGCTGCAGCCCCTGGACGGACCTCCCCCAGGCTGCAGCCCCAAGCACAGAGGACAACAGGCATCCTCTCCCGGCCTCGCAGTCCCCCTCCAGCCCTGAAGAAACCGCGGATTCCCCCGACAGAGCCATCACAGAGGCCCTGAGAAAGATCGGGGAGGCGACCTTTGACCTGTTACCTGTCATCCGGAGTCACGTGTACGTGGGAAACGTCTCCACAAAGCCGGTGATGCGAGACCAGGAGAAGGACGTTGTCTACGAGTTCAGCACCACAAAAAAG CATTTAGCAGAGAGCTTGCTTCACTCTATCCTCTCAGAGCTGAAGAGTCAGAAGATGTCCGTGGAGCACAATTACATCCACGCGCTCTGCAGGGTGTACGTGGGGGTCTGCCGGCAGCTGGGTGATCTGGAGAGGGCGCGCCTCTTCTGCTATGGCCTGCTCAAGGAAG ATTTTCCAGAGTCTGAGAAATTGACTTTGTTCATTGCAAACATGTGGCATGATGTATTTATCTCTCAGTCTGTGATTAATAAGGCGATGCAGTTGGTAGCCAGGCAGCGCGCCAAGGGAGAAGTTCTGAACTGTTTGCGTGCCTTCCTCAATTGGGAGAAG AATGCACCTGTAGATGTTGGCTTCATGGTTTCTAAGCTGCTTTTGACCATACAGTTATGTCCAAAAACAGAATTTCAGCCCAGTGTGAGGTTTGGGGAAGACCTGAGTGACAGCACTTGGGAGTACGTATGTGCCATCGACCTGCTCTGCTGCCATCAGAAGTGGGTCTGGACGCACGACAACATCATCAG cAAGGAGCTGTGGCCTGTAATGGATAAGTGGATAAAGTATAGGAAAGGACATGCGAACGTCGCCTACACTCCCGATATCATCGTAGCGTCAGTACTGAGGCTCATCG gtCGTTTAGGTCAGTTGGGTTTGAAGGAAGGGTTCCCGTCTGCGGTGAAGAACATTAGTACGGTGATTGGTATGTTTATCCAGCATGCCCAGGATGAAG ATATCCCGTGGGGGGTCCAGCTGGCCGCCGTGTATGCCTTGTGCGACCTGAGCCCCAGCAACCCAGCGGAGATCTCCAAGATCCTGGAGGCCTGGCGCAGGGAAACGGCGCGCAGCGTCCCCGCTGCGGTACTTGGCGCCCTGGACGAGGTGGGCGCGCTGTGCGCGGAGGGGCGAGGCTGA